A genomic stretch from Lathyrus oleraceus cultivar Zhongwan6 chromosome 2, CAAS_Psat_ZW6_1.0, whole genome shotgun sequence includes:
- the LOC127122564 gene encoding 3-oxoacyl-[acyl-carrier-protein] synthase, mitochondrial — translation MVTPLGCGVDKTWNQLIDGKCGIRALRLEDLKMNSFDSETQLTTFDQLTSKVAAVVPTGTNKGEFNEELWLNSKRVYGNKLKRAYEHEHQSMTRFVAYALCAAEEALRDSNWFPTEQEHKERTGVSIGGGIGSVSDMLDSAQLICEKRLRRLSPFFVPRILINMASGHVSMKYGFQGPNHAAVTACATGSHSIGDAMRMIQFGDADVMVTGGTESSIDALSIAGFCRSRALTTKYNSLPQEASRPFDSGRDGFVIGEGSGVLVLEELEHAKNRGAKIYAEIRGYGMSGDAYHITQPPSDGRGAILAMTRALRQVF, via the exons ATGGTGACACCTCTGGGTTGTGGAGTGGATAAAACATGGAACCAATTGATTGATGGAAAATGTGGGATAAGAGCATTACGTTTGGAGGATCTCAAGATGAATAGTTTTGATTCAGAAACTCAGTTGACTACATTTGATCAATTGACTTCCAAAGTTGCCGCTGTTGTTCCCACCGGAACCAACAAGGGCGAATTCAATGAGGAACTTTGGCTTAATTCTAAG AGAGTTTATGGAAATAAGCTGAAAAGAGCTTACGAACAT GAACATCAATCAATGACAAGGTTTGTAGCATATGCTCTATGTGCTGCTGAGGAAGCTCTTAGAGATTCTAATTGGTTTCCCACTGAGCAGGAACACAAGGAAAGAACG GGGGTGTCTATTGGTGGGGGAATTGGAAGCGTTAGTGACATGTTAGACTCTGCACAACTGATATGCGAGAAG CGTCTTCGTCGACTTAGTCCATTTTTTGTCCCACGGATATTGATCAACATGGCATCAGGTCATGTTAGCATGAAATATGGGTTCCAG GGGCCAAATCATGCTGCAGTCACTGCTTGTGCTACTGGATCACATTCTATTGGTGATGCAATGAGAATGATTCAATTTGGGGATGCAGATGTTATGGTGACTGGAGGGACTGAGTCGAGCATTGATGCATTGTCAATTGCAGGATTCTGCAG GTCCCGGGCCTTGACTACAAAGTATAACTCATTGCCACAGGAAGCATCACGGCCATTTGACAGTGGCCGAGACGGGTTTGT GATAGGAGAAGGTTCTGGAGTCTTGGTCTTGGAG GAACTTGAGCATGCTAAAAATCGAGGAGCCAAAATCTATGCAGAGATTCGTGGCTATGGGATGTCAG GGGATGCATATCACATTACTCAACCTCCTAGTGATGGGAGAGGTGCCATTCTGGCCATGACTCGTGCTTTAAGACAGGTTTTTTAA